From Mytilus edulis chromosome 9, xbMytEdul2.2, whole genome shotgun sequence, the proteins below share one genomic window:
- the LOC139487770 gene encoding toll-like receptor 4 isoform X1, protein MMPVKFFFSLLYLSFVRMDMLCPAYCKCEHRSATCDGSNKTVKLTYIPKFPSGITKVVFINNNISNLSRSTLKNLSQLTITNLDLKNNKITIIHKDTFADMKHLFKLDISGNYQVRIENVQNCLRSLPSTLHELLLNHMLWHPLNNMNTMFDGLKKGQIRKIELSHSYLKPFSGKWFAGLNSLTDIDISWNSIGDKDLNFKGLNNLKWLSLIGNYLNYVPDFCTGDLYKLETLLLSNTRLANLINLQNNTRCLRQLTTLHLNGIAVPIIPNNAFSELKSLKVLEMTKMSTQLKKILPLAFNSSSLSSLSYSKSDRFIFCKTGVQMGYFEPKTLFKFCPSLTMLDLSHNFIEFTNQEIRDMFSPLINLREIKLQYLDLVLMPRHFFHQFPRLQGIYLDHNMILPWTNGKEIFQGLTNLTELHISSNRIGHFSSTSFPENILKTLESIDLTGNQFSCTCKLTWFKHWMKNTKVKLLNETYYNCDDRTKLQDYNPTYIACSNIIFLITVSVGGGVCFLLAATILVYSCRWRIRFHIYKILSSSHYYQQIDGDDYRYSAYVIYCYEDFKWVKHELIPKLEEKHGLHLCIPHRDFELGKVFADNIVEHMNLSKTVITVLSNNFAKNEWCLFQLAVARSKLSKDGTFSIFPVMLEEIDFKNMNSSLYSLIKLSSYAAWNFDERGVELFWEQVINHVQ, encoded by the coding sequence ATGATGCCAGTAAAGTTTTTCTTCAGTCTTTTATATCTATCTTTCGTACGGATGGACATGCTCTGTCCTGCTTACTGTAAATGTGAACATAGATCTGCTACTTGTGACGGTAGTAATAAAACGGTCAAATTAACCTATATTCCAAAATTTCCAAGTGGTATTACCAAAGTAGTATTTATCAACAACAATATATCGAACTTGTCTAGGTCGACGCTGAAGAACTTATCGCAACTGACTATTActaatttagatttaaaaaataacaagattacAATTATACATAAGGATACATTTGCAGATATGAAACACTTATTCAAACTTGATATTTCCGGAAACTATCAAGTTCGAATAGAAAATGTGCAAAATTGTTTGCGCAGTTTGCCAAGTACTTTACACGAATTACTATTGAATCATATGCTGTGGCATCCGCTCAATAACATGAATACCATGTTTGACGGCTtgaaaaaaggccaaataagaaaaattgaattgaGTCATAGCTATTTAAAGCCTTTCAGCGGAAAATGGTTTGCTGGACTGAACTCGTTAACAGATATAGATATATCATGGAACTCTATTGGAGATAAGGATCTCAACTTCAAAGGCCTGAATAATTTGAAATGGTTAAGCCTAATTGGAAACTATTTAAATTATGTCCCAGATTTTTGTACAGGTGATTTGTATAAACTAGAAACACTTTTACTTTCAAATACTAGATTAGCTAATCTTATAAACCTTCAAAATAATACTCGTTGTCTCAGACAATTGACAACTCTTCATTTAAACGGAATAGCTGTACCAATTATCCCTAACAATGCCTTCTCGGAATTGAAGTCTCTAAAAGTTTTGGAAATGACAAAGATGTCAACGCAACTAAAAAAGATTCTACCTTTAGCGTTCAACAGTTCATCGCTATCAAGCTTATCATATTCAAAAAGTGatagatttattttttgtaaaactggTGTTCAAATGGGCTATTTTGAgccaaaaactttatttaaattttgtccGAGTTTAACGATGTTGGACTTGTCTCATAACTTTATAGAATTTACAAACCAGGAAATCAGAGATATGTTTTCACCCTTAATCAACTTAAGAGAAATCAAACTTCAATATCTAGACCTAGTATTGATGCCTAgacatttttttcatcaatttccaCGCTTACAGGGGATTTATCTGGATCATAATATGATTCTTCCATGGACCAATGGTAAGGAGATATTTCAAGGTTTAACAAACCTAACGGAACTTCATATATCGTCTAATAGGATTGGCCACTTCAGCTCTACATCTTTTCctgaaaatatattgaaaactTTAGAGTCAATAGATCTGACTGGAAACCAGTTTTCTTGCACGTGCAAACTTACATGGTTCAAACATTGGATGAAGaatactaaagttaaactctTAAATGAAACATATTACAACTGTGATGATCGCACAAAGCTCCAGGATTACAACCCAACGTATATTGCATGTTCAAATATCATATTTCTTATAACCGTCTCAGTTGGAGGCGGAGTTTGTTTTCTCCTCGCAGCTACTATTCTTGTTTACAGTTGCAGATGGCGTATTCGATTTCACATTTATAAAATACTTTCTTCCTCCCATTACTACCAGCAAATAGATGGCGACGATTACAGATATAGTGCATACGTTATATACTGTTACGAAGACTTCAAGTGGGTAAAACACGAACTTATACCTAAACTGGAAGAGAAGCATGGATTACATCTCTGTATACCTCACAGAGATTTCGAACTTGGAAAAGTTTTTGCCGACAATATTGTTGAACATATGAATCTAAGTAAAACAGTTATTACGGTCCTGTCAAATAATTTTGCGAAAAATGAATGGTGCTTATTCCAGCTTGCTGTGGCTCGTAGTAAATTGTCAAAAGATGGGACGTTTTCTATTTTTCCTGTTATGCTTGAAGAAATCGATTTTAAAAACATGAATTCATCCTTATATTCATTAATCAAATTGTCTAGTTATGCTGCCTGGAACTTTGATGAAAGAGGAGTAGAACTATTCTGGGAACAAGTTATAAACCATGTACAATAG